The following are encoded together in the Zingiber officinale cultivar Zhangliang chromosome 8A, Zo_v1.1, whole genome shotgun sequence genome:
- the LOC122010809 gene encoding protein RGF1 INDUCIBLE TRANSCRIPTION FACTOR 1-like yields MRKPDWLVALDSQKFFVPCSAHAHAKKNEKNICCLDCCTGICPHCVPAHRFHRMVQVRRYVYHDVVRLQDLDKLIDCSNVQSYTINSSKVVFLKKRPQNRQFKGSGNLCTSCDRCLQDPYVHCSLECKVDYLLGLKKDLSPYLRKCKTLQLSPDFHVPRDDEEVNETTHSTIVEGDELVGSSDSENLSSDNIVRVKRNERYIINCAAAASNIYDDASMAKNISRRKSTPFRSPLS; encoded by the exons ATGAGGAAGCCAGATTGGTTAGTGGCCCTGGATTCTCAGAAGTTCTTCGTGCCATGTTCTGCCCATGCGCACGCGAAGAAGAACGAGAAGAATATCTGCTGCCTGGACTGCTGCACCGGCATCTGCCCGCACTGCGTGCCGGCCCATCGGTTTCACCGGATGGTCCAGGTCCGGCGCTACGTCTACCATGACGTGGTCAGGCTGCAGGACCTGGACAAGCTCATCGACTGCTCCAATGTTCAG TCTTACACGATTAATAGCTCCAAGGTGGTGTTTCTGAAGAAGAGGCCCCAAAATAGGCAGTTTAAGGGGTCCGGGAACCTTTGCACTTCCTGCGACAGGTGCCTTCAGGATCCCTACGTTCACTGTTCTTTGGAATGTAAG GTGGACTATTTATTGGGGCTCAAGAAGGATCTCTCCCCATACTTGAGAAAATGCAAGACTTTGCAGCTGAGTCCCGATTTCCACGTTCCTCGTGACGACGAAGAGGTGAATGAAACAACCCACTCCACCATCGTCGAGGGCGACGAGCTCGTCGGATCCTCGGACTCTGAAAACTTGAGCTCAGACAATATTGTTCGCGTGAAGAGAAACGAGCGTTACATTATTAACTGTGCGGCTGCAGCGAGCAACATCTACGATGATGCCTCGATGGCCAAGAACATCAGTCGAAGGAAGAGCACTCCTTTTAGATCTCCTTTAAGCTGA